In the genome of Chloroflexi bacterium ADurb.Bin180, one region contains:
- the sigA_1 gene encoding RNA polymerase sigma factor SigA — translation MARAKKSDQKAASVTASHIEPERLSEEDIDERKDRLIAKGLEQRFVTQQDIDEVYPHPDKDVEDRNALYAAFLEMGIAILGPDDDRPTVESDESVPDIEVATPQRAAEESGDDDPVRLYLREIGRVPLLTGEEEQELARAVQEGLKAAEQLSKGKANPQTRSLLLPQVRKGQEAQRRLAEANLRLVVSVAKRYAGRGMSLLDLVQEGNMGLLHAVEKFDYRKGFKFSTYGTWWIRQAINRAIAEQARTIRLPAHMIDTINRVLRASQELSQTLGREPTAEELALKMGLLSPEEAEAVEEARISGEPLDPEVRRALTLASSKVREVLRIVQEPMSLEMPVGTEDTSELGDFIEDETIPGPADEASRRLLREQMRDILSLLTKREREVLSLRFGLEDGQGRTLEEVGKEFQITRERVRQIEAKALRKLRHPQRSRKLKDYLT, via the coding sequence ATGGCCAGGGCAAAGAAAAGTGACCAGAAAGCGGCGAGCGTAACCGCCAGCCACATCGAGCCAGAGCGGCTCAGCGAAGAGGACATTGACGAGAGGAAGGACCGTCTGATCGCCAAGGGCCTTGAGCAGCGCTTTGTGACCCAGCAGGATATCGACGAGGTCTATCCGCACCCCGATAAGGACGTTGAGGACCGCAATGCCCTCTACGCGGCCTTTCTCGAGATGGGCATCGCCATTCTGGGACCAGATGACGACAGGCCGACCGTGGAGAGCGACGAGTCGGTGCCCGACATCGAGGTGGCCACGCCGCAGCGAGCGGCTGAGGAGAGCGGCGATGATGACCCGGTTCGCCTCTACCTGCGCGAGATTGGCCGCGTTCCGCTCCTCACTGGCGAGGAAGAGCAGGAGCTGGCCCGGGCCGTGCAGGAGGGCCTCAAGGCGGCGGAACAGCTCAGCAAAGGCAAGGCCAACCCGCAGACCCGGTCGCTGCTCCTGCCTCAGGTGCGCAAAGGACAGGAGGCGCAGCGCCGCCTGGCCGAGGCCAACCTGCGTCTCGTGGTGAGCGTGGCCAAGCGCTATGCCGGGCGGGGAATGTCGCTGCTCGACCTGGTGCAGGAGGGCAATATGGGCCTCTTGCACGCTGTGGAAAAGTTCGACTACCGTAAGGGGTTCAAGTTCAGCACCTACGGCACGTGGTGGATCAGACAGGCCATCAATCGCGCCATCGCCGAGCAGGCCCGCACCATCCGCCTGCCAGCGCATATGATCGACACCATCAACCGCGTGCTGCGCGCCTCTCAGGAGCTGAGCCAGACGCTGGGCCGTGAGCCGACGGCGGAAGAGCTCGCGCTCAAGATGGGCCTGCTGTCGCCAGAAGAGGCCGAGGCGGTCGAGGAGGCCCGGATCTCGGGCGAGCCGCTCGACCCGGAGGTGCGCCGCGCGCTGACTCTGGCCTCGTCCAAGGTCCGCGAGGTGCTGCGCATCGTGCAAGAGCCAATGTCGCTGGAGATGCCCGTGGGGACCGAGGATACGAGCGAGCTCGGCGACTTTATTGAGGACGAGACCATTCCCGGCCCGGCCGACGAGGCCTCGCGCCGGCTGCTGCGCGAGCAGATGAGAGACATCCTCAGTTTGCTGACCAAACGGGAGCGCGAGGTGCTGAGCCTGCGTTTTGGGCTGGAGGACGGTCAGGGCCGTACCCTGGAAGAAGTGGGCAAAGAGTTCCAGATCACGCGCGAGAGGGTCAGACAGATCGAGGCCAAGGCGCTGCGCAAGCTGCGCCACCCGCAGCGCAGCCGCAAGCTCAAGGATTATCTCACCTGA
- the glyS gene encoding Glycine--tRNA ligase beta subunit encodes MDFQEVILRLERFWAGHGCLIWQPYNVQVGAGTMNPATVLRVLGPEPWNVAYVEPSIRPADGRYGENPNRWQQFYQYQVILKPDPGNPVELYLASLQALGIDFRQHDIRLVEDNWEAPALGAWGQGWEIWMDGQEITQFTYFQQAGGFNLDPVSVEITYGLERIVMVLQGVRAFVDMKWGQGVTYGDILLRSEVEHCTYNFQQANVDRLRQMYDLFDAEARAALAAGLVMPAHDYVLKCSHVFNVLDARGAIGVTERARYFARMREVSRGVAKAFLAQREELGFPLKKAVGPATVQPATSPALFPAEPASFLLEVGAEELPVADLDGALEQLRAAVPQMLDDLRLTHGKVRVLGTPRRLVVHVAGVSPHQPDEEKVIKGPPAELALDQAGQPTKAALGFARGQGVPVEQLEKRELDGKTYVAAVKLVQGRTAAEVLGEAVPRLIAALKFGKVMHWNDSGATFSRAIRWIVALLGDQVVPLRHAGVESGRISRGLRQLNSPEIELVSADSYLGTMAENHIMVDSEQRESSIARQVRELAASVGGVIPDDPALLHEVTHLVECPSPVLGRFDERFLELPQEVLMAVMRKHQRYFPVVQSGKLLPYFVTVANGTYEQTEALVHGNEQVLLARYSDAAFFYRADTAKKLDEFLPRLSTLTFQERLGSVLDKSRRLEALVPQLAELSGASEQDKNAAVRAAYLCKADLATQMVVELTSLQGVMGSKYAALDGEPPDVVQAIAEQYLPRGAGDELPTTVAGTLVGLADRVDSLVGLFAVGLTPTGSADPYGLRRAALSLVQILTDKGIGLSLNRAYRAAASLMPVTVTDESLESLRDFVTQRMRGSLLERGYRYDLVDAVLAEQADNPSSALGILRDLSEWAARPEFAAALTTFSRPSRITRDLMTELPLRPEALTEPAERELYEALLSAQKQRATVSTVAGLVTLLLGLSKPVERFFTDIFVMVDDAAVRENRLALLQRIAALPRGIVDLTVVLGY; translated from the coding sequence ATGGACTTTCAGGAAGTCATCTTGCGACTGGAGCGGTTCTGGGCAGGACACGGCTGTCTGATCTGGCAGCCCTACAACGTGCAGGTGGGCGCCGGCACGATGAACCCGGCTACCGTGCTGCGCGTTCTCGGCCCCGAGCCGTGGAACGTGGCCTATGTCGAACCCAGCATCCGCCCCGCCGACGGGCGCTATGGCGAGAACCCGAACCGCTGGCAGCAATTCTATCAGTATCAGGTCATCCTCAAACCGGATCCCGGCAACCCGGTCGAGCTCTACCTGGCCAGCCTGCAGGCGCTGGGCATCGACTTTCGCCAGCATGACATTCGTCTGGTCGAGGACAACTGGGAAGCGCCTGCCCTCGGCGCCTGGGGACAGGGCTGGGAGATCTGGATGGACGGCCAGGAGATCACCCAGTTCACCTACTTTCAGCAGGCCGGGGGGTTCAACCTCGATCCGGTCTCGGTCGAAATCACCTATGGCCTCGAACGCATCGTGATGGTCCTGCAGGGGGTGCGCGCCTTTGTGGACATGAAGTGGGGCCAAGGTGTGACCTACGGCGACATCCTGCTGCGCTCTGAGGTCGAGCACTGCACCTACAACTTTCAGCAGGCCAACGTCGACCGCCTGCGCCAGATGTACGACCTCTTCGATGCCGAAGCCAGGGCCGCCCTGGCGGCTGGTCTGGTGATGCCGGCTCATGACTATGTACTAAAGTGCTCGCACGTGTTCAACGTGTTGGATGCGCGCGGCGCCATCGGCGTGACGGAGCGAGCCCGCTACTTTGCGCGCATGCGCGAAGTTTCCCGCGGTGTGGCGAAAGCATTTCTCGCCCAGCGCGAGGAGCTCGGCTTCCCTCTGAAGAAGGCTGTGGGACCAGCCACCGTGCAGCCTGCTACCAGCCCGGCCCTCTTCCCTGCCGAACCTGCTTCGTTCCTGCTGGAAGTGGGAGCAGAGGAGCTGCCGGTGGCGGACCTGGATGGCGCGCTGGAGCAGTTACGGGCAGCCGTGCCGCAGATGCTGGACGACTTGCGCCTCACTCACGGCAAAGTTCGTGTCCTGGGAACGCCACGGCGCCTGGTGGTGCACGTCGCGGGCGTTTCGCCCCACCAGCCGGACGAGGAGAAGGTCATCAAGGGCCCTCCGGCAGAGCTCGCTCTTGATCAGGCCGGGCAGCCGACCAAGGCCGCGCTTGGCTTTGCCAGGGGGCAGGGTGTACCGGTAGAACAGCTCGAGAAGCGTGAGCTGGATGGCAAGACCTACGTGGCAGCGGTTAAGCTGGTCCAGGGCCGCACGGCCGCTGAGGTACTGGGTGAAGCTGTGCCTAGGCTCATCGCTGCGCTCAAGTTCGGCAAGGTGATGCACTGGAACGACAGCGGCGCAACCTTCTCCCGGGCCATTCGCTGGATCGTGGCCCTGCTGGGCGATCAGGTGGTGCCCCTGCGGCACGCCGGCGTCGAGAGCGGACGGATCAGCCGCGGTCTGCGCCAGCTCAACTCGCCCGAGATTGAGCTCGTCAGCGCCGACAGCTACCTGGGCACCATGGCCGAGAACCACATCATGGTCGATAGCGAACAGAGAGAATCCAGCATCGCTCGCCAGGTGCGAGAACTGGCGGCCAGCGTCGGCGGGGTGATTCCCGACGACCCGGCGCTCCTCCACGAGGTGACGCATCTGGTCGAGTGCCCCTCGCCGGTACTGGGCCGCTTTGACGAGCGCTTCCTGGAGCTGCCGCAAGAAGTGCTCATGGCGGTGATGAGAAAGCATCAGCGTTACTTCCCCGTCGTCCAGTCGGGCAAGCTGCTGCCGTACTTTGTCACCGTGGCCAATGGCACCTATGAGCAAACAGAGGCGCTGGTGCATGGGAACGAGCAGGTCCTGCTGGCGCGCTATTCCGATGCTGCCTTTTTCTACCGGGCGGACACCGCCAAAAAACTGGACGAGTTCCTGCCTCGACTGAGCACCCTCACTTTCCAGGAAAGGCTGGGTTCGGTGCTCGACAAGTCCCGCCGACTGGAAGCGCTTGTACCTCAGCTCGCGGAGCTGAGCGGAGCCAGCGAACAAGACAAGAACGCCGCTGTGCGGGCGGCGTACCTGTGCAAGGCCGACCTGGCCACGCAGATGGTGGTGGAGCTGACCTCGCTGCAGGGTGTTATGGGCAGCAAGTATGCCGCCCTGGATGGCGAGCCGCCGGACGTGGTTCAGGCCATTGCCGAGCAATACCTCCCACGCGGAGCGGGAGACGAACTCCCGACCACGGTTGCCGGCACCCTGGTGGGCCTCGCCGACAGAGTGGACAGCCTGGTTGGCCTCTTTGCCGTTGGCCTCACGCCTACGGGATCTGCCGATCCCTACGGTCTGCGCCGTGCGGCACTGAGCCTGGTGCAGATACTGACCGACAAGGGCATTGGCCTGTCGCTGAACCGGGCCTATCGCGCCGCGGCGAGCCTGATGCCGGTGACCGTCACCGACGAGTCGCTCGAGTCGCTCCGGGATTTCGTCACGCAAAGAATGCGCGGGTCGCTCCTGGAGCGGGGCTACCGCTATGACCTGGTCGATGCCGTTCTGGCCGAGCAAGCAGACAATCCGAGCTCTGCTCTGGGCATACTGCGTGACCTCAGCGAGTGGGCGGCCAGGCCAGAGTTCGCTGCTGCGCTGACCACGTTCAGCAGGCCGTCGCGCATCACGCGCGACCTGATGACAGAGCTGCCACTCAGACCCGAGGCCTTGACCGAGCCGGCGGAGCGAGAGCTATATGAGGCGCTCCTGTCGGCCCAGAAGCAGCGCGCCACCGTGTCGACTGTGGCCGGACTCGTGACCCTGCTGCTTGGCCTGAGCAAGCCGGTAGAGCGCTTCTTCACGGATATCTTTGTCATGGTTGACGACGCGGCGGTGCGGGAGAATCGTCTGGCCCTGCTGCAGCGCATTGCCGCTCTGCCCCGAGGCATTGTCGACTTGACAGTGGTGCTCGGATACTAG
- the ppdK gene encoding Pyruvate, phosphate dikinase has protein sequence MAKDVKKWVYLFAEGNKDMRNLLGGKGAGVAEMTNAGLPVPPGFTVTTEACNEYYRLGKKLPEGLWEQVVAALQTVEKQTGKKFGDAKNPLLVSVRSGARMSMPGMMDTVLNVGLNEKTLAGIAALTGDERFAYDAYRRLIQMFGRIVKGIDGLKFDRILDSYKAKTEGKKDTDLTVDMLKKVSREYQALYKKELGEDFPTDPLEQLRQAMEAVFGSWFGKRAVDYRNYYHIPHDLGTAVNVQTMVFGNMGFTSGTGVAFTRNPATGVKEPYGEFLLDAQGEDVVAGVRTPRKLAELKEEMPESYDQLMSIFDMMEKHYRDVQDMEFTIERGKLWMLQTRAGKRTARAAVKIAVDMVREGLISEQEAVMRVSTEEVDQLLHPVFADEERRRAEKAGDLLAKGLNASPGAASGIAVFDADRAEAMAKAGQDVILVRPETSPEDVHGMLGARGILTGRGGATSHAAVVARGLNKPCVSGAEALDIDVEQGQFKVDERVIKEGDYISIDGTSGQIFAGRITASEPKWADQKELLELLTYADKFRRLGVWANADYPRDSKAARDRGAQGIGLCRTEHMFFEETRLPIVQRMILLSRRTANLELQLETLRGELENASPEVAKQKKAAIARLEKDPERKEYYAALNKLLPLQRGDFEGLFEVMNGLPVIIRLIDPPMHEFLPKHEHLTAAIDALKQLVGNPVLPEELRTCLNDELAEKERMLSTAQSLHEANPMLGLRGCRLGIMFPGVTEMQVRAIFQAACRKAKKGVKVMPRVMIPLVSHVNELRNQQVTLERVAQQVMQEEGIEVDFKFGTMIEVARGALTADEIAELAQFFSFGTNDLTQTTYGISRDDAEKGFLLSYVERGILPANPFQVLDRVGVGKLMEMAVELGRKTRPGMSIGICGEHGGDPSSIEFCHHIGLDYVSCSPYRVPVARLAAAQAALGEKKEKDR, from the coding sequence ATGGCCAAAGACGTCAAGAAATGGGTGTACCTCTTTGCCGAGGGCAACAAGGACATGCGCAACCTGCTGGGCGGCAAGGGCGCGGGCGTTGCCGAAATGACCAACGCCGGCCTGCCAGTGCCTCCCGGCTTTACCGTCACTACCGAGGCGTGCAACGAGTATTACCGCCTTGGCAAAAAGCTCCCCGAGGGACTGTGGGAGCAGGTAGTGGCCGCGCTGCAGACCGTGGAGAAGCAGACGGGCAAAAAGTTCGGCGACGCCAAGAATCCCCTCCTGGTGTCGGTGCGCTCCGGGGCGCGGATGAGCATGCCGGGCATGATGGACACGGTGCTCAACGTCGGCCTCAACGAAAAGACACTGGCCGGCATCGCCGCGCTGACCGGTGACGAGCGATTTGCCTACGATGCCTACCGGCGCCTCATTCAGATGTTCGGCCGCATCGTCAAGGGCATCGACGGGCTCAAGTTCGACCGCATTCTGGATTCCTACAAGGCCAAGACCGAAGGCAAGAAGGATACCGACCTGACGGTCGATATGCTCAAGAAGGTCTCGCGCGAGTACCAGGCGCTGTACAAGAAGGAGCTCGGCGAGGACTTTCCGACCGATCCGCTGGAGCAGCTTCGTCAGGCCATGGAGGCCGTCTTTGGCTCGTGGTTCGGCAAACGCGCCGTGGACTATCGCAACTACTACCACATCCCGCACGATCTGGGCACCGCCGTCAACGTGCAGACCATGGTCTTTGGCAACATGGGCTTTACCTCCGGCACCGGTGTGGCCTTTACCCGCAACCCGGCAACTGGTGTGAAGGAGCCCTATGGCGAGTTCCTCCTCGACGCTCAGGGTGAGGACGTGGTGGCCGGTGTGCGCACGCCGCGCAAGCTGGCCGAGCTCAAGGAAGAGATGCCCGAGAGCTATGACCAGTTGATGAGCATCTTTGATATGATGGAAAAGCACTACCGCGACGTGCAGGATATGGAGTTCACCATCGAGCGCGGCAAGCTGTGGATGCTTCAGACGCGCGCTGGCAAGCGCACCGCGCGCGCTGCGGTCAAGATCGCCGTGGACATGGTGCGCGAGGGTCTGATCAGCGAGCAGGAAGCGGTAATGCGCGTTTCGACCGAGGAAGTGGATCAACTGCTGCACCCGGTCTTTGCCGACGAAGAGCGCAGGCGGGCGGAAAAGGCCGGCGACCTGCTGGCCAAGGGCTTGAACGCCAGCCCTGGCGCCGCGTCAGGCATAGCCGTGTTTGACGCCGACCGCGCCGAGGCGATGGCCAAGGCCGGGCAGGATGTGATCCTGGTTCGTCCGGAAACCAGCCCCGAGGACGTTCACGGCATGCTTGGCGCGCGTGGCATCCTCACTGGACGCGGCGGCGCCACCTCTCATGCCGCAGTGGTGGCCCGCGGATTGAACAAACCCTGCGTGTCTGGCGCTGAGGCGCTGGATATTGACGTCGAACAGGGCCAGTTCAAGGTCGACGAGAGAGTGATCAAAGAAGGCGACTATATCTCCATCGACGGCACCAGCGGCCAGATCTTTGCCGGACGCATCACGGCCAGCGAACCCAAGTGGGCCGATCAGAAGGAGCTGCTCGAGCTGCTTACCTATGCCGACAAGTTCCGCCGGCTGGGAGTCTGGGCTAACGCCGACTACCCGCGCGACTCGAAAGCAGCGCGCGACCGTGGGGCTCAGGGTATCGGCCTCTGCCGCACCGAGCACATGTTCTTTGAAGAAACTCGTCTGCCCATCGTGCAGCGCATGATCCTGCTCTCGCGCCGGACGGCGAACCTGGAGCTCCAGCTCGAGACTCTGCGCGGCGAGCTGGAGAACGCCTCGCCTGAAGTGGCCAAGCAGAAGAAAGCCGCCATCGCCAGGCTGGAAAAGGACCCCGAGCGCAAAGAGTACTATGCTGCGCTCAACAAGCTGCTGCCGCTGCAGCGGGGTGACTTTGAAGGCCTTTTTGAGGTGATGAACGGCCTGCCGGTGATCATCCGGCTGATCGATCCGCCCATGCACGAGTTCCTGCCCAAGCACGAGCACCTGACCGCCGCCATCGACGCGCTGAAGCAGCTCGTGGGCAACCCGGTTCTGCCGGAAGAGCTCAGGACCTGCCTGAACGACGAGCTCGCGGAGAAGGAAAGGATGCTCTCCACGGCGCAGAGCCTGCACGAGGCGAACCCGATGCTCGGTCTGCGCGGCTGCCGGTTGGGCATCATGTTCCCCGGCGTGACCGAAATGCAGGTGCGCGCCATCTTCCAGGCCGCCTGCCGCAAGGCCAAGAAGGGCGTCAAGGTGATGCCGCGGGTGATGATCCCGCTGGTCAGCCACGTCAACGAGCTGCGCAACCAGCAAGTCACCCTGGAGCGAGTGGCGCAGCAGGTGATGCAAGAGGAAGGCATCGAGGTCGACTTCAAGTTCGGCACGATGATCGAGGTGGCCCGCGGCGCTCTGACCGCCGACGAAATCGCCGAGCTGGCACAGTTCTTCTCCTTTGGCACCAACGACCTGACGCAGACCACCTATGGCATCTCGCGCGACGATGCGGAAAAGGGATTCTTGCTGTCCTACGTCGAACGAGGCATCCTGCCAGCCAACCCCTTCCAGGTCCTGGATCGTGTGGGAGTGGGCAAGCTGATGGAGATGGCGGTGGAGCTGGGTCGCAAGACCAGACCTGGTATGAGCATCGGTATCTGCGGCGAACACGGCGGCGACCCCTCGTCCATCGAGTTCTGCCACCACATCGGGTTGGACTATGTATCCTGCTCGCCCTATCGCGTGCCTGTGGCGCGACTGGCTGCGGCTCAGGCCGCTCTTGGCGAAAAGAAGGAAAAGGACCGCTAG
- the dnaG_1 gene encoding DNA primase has translation MGVIDEIKERLDIVDVIGAYVPLKKAGRIYKGLCPFHNEKTPSFVVYPDTGTWHCFGACGTGGDLFTFVMRRENMEFGEALRLLAQKAGVELEPRRDGEAAESRQRERVLKVNQLAAEYFHYLLMNAPEAAAARDYLTRRGINEETRRSHLLGFSRDDWHALGQHLTAKGYTVSDLLDAGLVIERKEGGNYDRFRGRLMFPIRDVRGNIIGFGARALDDSIPKYMNSPQSVVFDKSGALYGIDQAKDAIRDAGLVVIVEGYMDALMAHQCGRKNVVASMGTALTDKQVRIIKKLAKKLVLAMDADTAGSQATVRGLDVAREAFDRKPVPVLTARGLVRYEDQLDAEIRVAELPAGLDPDEVLKEDVGHWDTLVAGALPVVEYYLRNAVSRFDLSSPKGKGAAAREVLPLIQEVTSSVERAHYLQQLAYLLRVDEKTLVMELERKSTRLRPRGKPSAEEPPDGAPTTTSRGRSGRLSGQPGINFGLEQYVLLLLLKRPDILPVMNAVLQGLKLEPLGPEDMGDSEKRALFAAVLAQVGQTGALDITAFHQALEPSLLPALENALASLEKVTALSDEWVEIDAAHRALMLRELRLRREMDELRFLHQETQAEMDAETAQQWGRRVDELTAQLVRIQKEKAVRTSLKGSRVGQTPL, from the coding sequence ATGGGCGTGATCGACGAGATCAAAGAACGGCTGGACATCGTCGATGTCATCGGCGCGTACGTGCCGCTGAAAAAGGCCGGCCGCATCTACAAGGGGCTGTGCCCGTTCCACAACGAAAAGACTCCTTCCTTCGTCGTCTACCCCGACACGGGCACCTGGCACTGCTTTGGTGCCTGCGGCACCGGCGGCGACCTGTTCACCTTTGTGATGCGCCGCGAGAATATGGAGTTTGGCGAAGCGCTGCGCCTGCTGGCACAAAAGGCCGGCGTGGAACTCGAACCGCGGCGCGACGGCGAGGCCGCCGAGTCGCGCCAGCGCGAGCGCGTGCTCAAGGTCAACCAGCTCGCGGCAGAGTACTTTCACTACCTGCTGATGAACGCTCCCGAGGCAGCGGCGGCGCGCGACTACCTGACCCGGCGCGGCATCAACGAAGAGACGCGGCGCAGCCACCTGCTCGGCTTTTCGCGCGACGACTGGCACGCCCTGGGCCAGCACCTGACGGCCAAGGGCTATACGGTGAGCGACCTGCTGGACGCCGGCCTGGTGATTGAGCGCAAGGAAGGCGGGAACTATGACCGCTTCCGCGGGCGGCTGATGTTCCCCATCCGCGACGTGCGCGGCAACATCATTGGCTTTGGCGCGCGCGCCCTGGACGACTCGATTCCCAAGTATATGAACTCGCCGCAGAGCGTGGTGTTTGACAAGAGCGGCGCGCTCTACGGTATCGACCAGGCCAAAGACGCCATCCGCGATGCCGGCCTGGTGGTCATCGTCGAGGGGTATATGGACGCCCTGATGGCGCACCAGTGCGGCCGCAAGAACGTGGTGGCCTCGATGGGCACTGCACTCACCGACAAACAGGTGCGCATCATCAAAAAGCTGGCCAAAAAGCTCGTGCTGGCGATGGATGCCGACACTGCCGGCAGCCAGGCCACGGTGCGCGGGCTCGACGTGGCCAGGGAAGCCTTTGACCGCAAGCCTGTGCCGGTGCTGACCGCGCGCGGCCTGGTGCGTTACGAGGACCAGCTCGATGCCGAGATTCGCGTGGCCGAGCTGCCAGCAGGCCTCGACCCGGATGAGGTGCTCAAAGAGGACGTGGGCCATTGGGATACCCTCGTCGCCGGAGCGCTGCCGGTCGTGGAGTACTACCTGCGCAACGCCGTGAGCCGCTTTGACCTCTCCTCACCCAAGGGCAAGGGCGCCGCCGCGCGCGAGGTGCTGCCGCTCATCCAGGAAGTGACCAGCTCGGTGGAGCGAGCGCACTACTTGCAGCAGCTCGCCTACCTGCTGCGCGTCGACGAGAAGACGCTGGTGATGGAGCTGGAACGCAAGTCGACCAGGCTGCGTCCCAGGGGCAAACCGAGCGCCGAAGAGCCGCCGGACGGTGCGCCGACCACGACCAGCCGCGGGCGCTCGGGCCGGCTGTCGGGTCAGCCGGGGATCAACTTTGGTCTGGAGCAGTACGTGCTGCTGCTGCTGCTCAAGAGGCCCGACATTCTGCCCGTGATGAACGCCGTGCTGCAGGGGCTCAAGTTAGAGCCCCTCGGGCCGGAAGATATGGGCGATAGCGAAAAGCGGGCCCTGTTCGCTGCCGTTCTGGCCCAAGTCGGCCAGACGGGTGCACTGGACATAACGGCATTCCACCAGGCGCTGGAGCCGTCGCTCTTGCCGGCGCTGGAGAACGCGCTGGCCTCACTGGAAAAGGTGACGGCGCTGTCGGATGAGTGGGTCGAGATCGACGCGGCGCACCGCGCGCTGATGCTGCGCGAGCTGCGGCTGCGCCGCGAGATGGACGAGCTGCGTTTTTTGCACCAGGAGACGCAGGCCGAGATGGATGCTGAAACGGCCCAGCAGTGGGGGCGCAGAGTGGACGAGCTGACCGCGCAGTTGGTGCGAATCCAGAAGGAGAAAGCAGTTCGCACCTCCCTGAAGGGTTCGCGCGTCGGGCAAACACCATTGTAG